In Acidobacteriota bacterium, the DNA window GCCGTCCCCGTGTCCTGGCAGAAGGGGAGCTCGAAATGGGCCGACACCTCGGCGTTTCGGAGCATGGCGACGGCAACGCCGCGGTCGTTGGGGGAAGCTTCGGGATCGGCGAGGATTCTGGCCACCTGCTCGTTGTGCGCCGCCCGGAGCAGGAAGGAGACGTCGCGCACCGCCTCGGCCGCCAGCAGGGTGAGAGCCTCCGGTTCCACCTTGAGGACCTCCTCGCCCTCGAAACGCGCGACGCTGACGTGGTCCTTCGTGAGCAACCGGTAGCGCGTATCGTCCGGCCCGAGTGGAAAGGGTTCCTGGTATGTAAACTCCGTCATCTCTGCTTCCCCCATGAAAAAAGGCTTACGCTCCCGCCCACCCGGCGGGGCCGCCGGCAGCCATTATAGAGAACCGCGCGCGTTCTGCCAACGGCGGGAAGGGCGGCAGCGGGCGGCGTGGGCTATTTTCGCGCCAGGAGGCAGTAGAATCCGTCCTCGTCGATGAATTCGTCCAGCCGGAGCCCGGCGGCCTCCACCATCCCCTTCATCGCCTCCGGTCCGGGGAGATGGTCGTGACTCACGGCGGGGCACGACTCGTGGCGGCGGTTGATCTCCTCGGCGGAATTGAAGTGGGAGATCACCAGACTCCCGCCGGGGCGGAGGACCCGCGCCAGGGCGCCGACCACCTCCGGCTTGCGATCGAAATGGGGGAAGCAGGAGAAGCAGAAGACCGTGTCGAACGACTCCGGCTCCAGCGGGGCGCGGGCGACGTCCGCGACCAGGAACCGGATGTTGGGCTCCGGGTGCATCCGCCGGTTCTCCTCGATCATCCGCTCGGCGAAATCGAGCTCCCACAGGAGCCCTTCCGGCCCGATCCGCTCGAGGATCATGGGGACGAGCACCCCGGAGCCGCAACCGGCGTCGAGCACCCGCTCCCCCGGCCGGAGCGGGACCAGGCTGAAGAGGCGGTCGAAGGCCGCCGCGTGCAGGTCGAACCGGCCCGATTGCGGGTCCCGGTAGCAGAGCTCGAGCCACTCCCCCGCCCTGTCGTTGAAAAATTGCTGCCGGTCCCGGTAGATCTCTTCCGCCGATCTTTTCATGACACCCGTTCTATCCAGTCTTCGCCGCCCGGCGCTTCGGCGAAAAAATGTAGGAGAGCGCGAAAATCAGGGTGGCCACCATGACCACCGACGCGCCGGAAGGAAGGTCCAGTATATACGACAGGGCCAGCCCGAGCACGCAGGCGCTCACCCCCGCCAGCGCCGAGATCAGGAAGAAGAGCTTCAGGTCGTACGTCAGCTGCAGCGCCGTGGCGCCCGGCTGGATGAGGAGGGCGAAGATCAGCAGCCCCCCGACGGTCGACAGGTTGGCGGAGACCACCGCGCCGACGAGGAAGAGGAGGGCGTAATAGATGAACCGCTCGGGGACGCCGCTCGAGGCCGCCAGGGTCCGGCTGAAAAGGACCGCCCGGATCTCCTTGAAGAAGAGGAGGAGGAAGAGGAGGAGCGCGAGCGTCGTCCACCCGAGCAGCGCCACGTCGCGCGCCGAAAGGGAGAGGAGGTTGCCCCACATCAGGTCGAGCACCCCCGCCCGCGTTTTCGACAGCATCCCGATCCCCAGAAACGCCAGCCCCATCATGAAGGAGAAAAAGATGCTGAGGGTGTTCTCCGGCGGCAGCCGGGTGCGGTCCGACACCGGTCCGAGCACCCCGGCGACGACGAGGCAGAGGACGAACCCGCTGGCCGTCGGGTTGAGGCCGAGGAGCATCCCGATGACGGCGCCGGCGAAGGCGGAATGGGACATGGCCACGCCGACGAGCGGCATGCGCATCAGCACGACGAATACCGAGAGGAGCGAGCAGCCCAGGCCGCACAGGAGACAGGCCAGGAGCGCACGCTGCATCGGGAGATGGGCCAGGGAATCGAGCAGCTGTTCAACCAAGGGAAATGAACCTCCTGCCGCCGCGCTGGAAGGTCTCCAGGGGGTAGCGGAAGAGCCGGCTCAGGTTCTCCCCGGTCAGGGCTTCGGAAACGGCGCCGTCGTAGACAATCCGGCCGCCATCCAGGAAGACGGCGCGCCGCATCGCGCCTGGGAGCATATTGAAGTCGTGGGTGACGAAAAGCACCGCCGGCGCCTCCCTTTCGTGGATCTCCTCGACGAGGTCGAGGACCTCCTTCTGGACGGCGATGTCGAGATTGGCCGTCGGTTCGTCGAGCAGGAGGATCTCCGGGCGCTGGATGATGGCGCGCGCGATCGACACCTTCTGCCGCTCCCCCCCCGACAGGTGCCCGAGCGGGCGCCGCGCGAGATGGGCCACCCGCATGATTTCGAGCAGTTCCATCGCCCGCTCCCCATCTTTCTTCGAGGGGGAGCGGCAGAGGCCCAACCGGCCCGAGAGGCCGATCATCACCGCCTCGACCGCCAGGATCGGGAAGGCGGGGTCGATCTCGACCGACTGCGGCACGTACCCGACGCGCACCCTCGTCCCCCGGTCGCCCCGCTGCGGCCGGCCGAAAAGCCGGACCTCCCCGGCGCATCTCTCGAACCCGGCGATCACCCGCAGGAGCGAAGTCTTGCCGGCCCCGTTCGGGCCGATGATGCCCACGAATTCCCGCCGGGACACGCTAAGATCGACACGGTCGAGCAGGAGATGCCGCCCCTTGCGGAGCGAGGCGGCGCGCATTTCGATGACGGGCGCGCTCATCGCCCGGCGCCCAGGGCCGCCACGACCGCGCTCACGTTCGCGCGCAGGGTGGCGAGATACCCCTCCCCGGAGGGGAAATTGGAGAGGACGACATGCGGCACCCCCGCCCCTTCGGCGATGAGCCTGCCGGCGTCGGGGCCGGACTGGAGGTTGTCGACCACCATGCGGATCCGCCGCTCGGCGGCGATGCGGGAGAGCCGGACGATGTCGCGGGCCGAGATCGCTTCGGGACGGCCGTATTCGGCCACCACCTCGAACCCCATCCAGCGCAGGGTCTGGGCCTGCATGGAGGAGGCGATCACGGGGACCCCGGCCGTCCCGGCCCGGTCCAGTTCCTCCCTGAGAACGCTCGACTGGGCCACCACCTCACCCTCGTACGCCAGCCTGCGCCGCTCGATCCGGGCGCGCTCACGGGGGAAGCGGTGCGCGAGCTCCCCGCCGAGGAGCCCGAGCCCCCGGATATGCTCCTCCGGCACCATCCAGCTGCGCCCCCCGTCGTCCATGACCAGGAGCTTGCCCCGCTCCGCCTCCACCTTCTCCATGAAGGGGAGCCCGCGCATGGAGATGACGAGGGCGGCCGCGCGGACCCGCCCGATGTCCGACAGCTTGACGTCGTAGTGCCCGGGACACTGGGCCGGGGGGAGAATGGAGCTGACGTGCGCCTCCTCCGGGGAAAGCAGCGCGGCGGTCATGCCCGCCAGGAGCGTGTCGGAGGTCAGGATGTCGATCCGGGAGGGGTTCGGGGCTTCCCTCCGGCAACCGGAGGCCGCAGCCAGGACGCAGAGCGCGGTCAGCAGCGCCAACGCTCTTCCGGACATCCGATCCCTCCGCCTCGTCATCAGAATCTTACCTTGAACCCGCCGCTGGCATGGACTCCCGGCATGGGATAACCCGCCAGTTCCTGGTACTCCCGGTCCAGGGCGTTGTCGACCGCGGCGAAGAAGCTCCAGTGCTCCCCGGCGGGGACGACGCATTTGAGCCCGGCCACGCTGTAGCCGCCGAGGCGCGCCGTCCTGGCCGTATTGGCCCACGTCCGCCCCACGGTGCTGCCGCTGAGCGTGATGAAAGCATATTTCGCATCGATATCCAAAGCATAGTTCCATTTGTGCTCCGGCACGTAGGGGGCCAGGTTCGTGGAACGGAGCCAGGCATAGCCCGAGGAGAGCTGCACCCGCCGCACGAGGCGGTAACGGCCCTGGATTTCCAGGCCGCGGTTGAGGGTGCGCCCGCTGTTTTCGAGCCTCAGGTTGGGATAGCGGCCGGTGGTGACGATCATGTTGTCGGCGTCGGTATAGTACCCGGTGACCCGGGCGGTCAACCGCTCCACCGGCTGCAGCTGCAGCGTCGCCTGGTAGTTCCAGAGATGTTCGGGCCGAAGGGTCGGGGTGGGGGCCGGGAAGAGGTAGAGTTCCCGGATGGTGGGGTTGCGGAACCCCCTCCCGGCGGCGAAGGAAACCGCGTACCGGTCCGTCAGGCGGTAACTCGCGCCGAATTCCGCCGCCGTCACCCCGCCGAAGACGGAGTTGCGGTCGTGACGGACCCCGGCGTTCAGCCTGAGCCGCCCCGTCGCCTCCCAGCGCGCGCGCGTGAACACCCCCCCCTCGCTGACGTGGAACTCGCCGTAATCGAACGCCGATAGGATGTTCCGCGCCCTCCCCCCGTAGCGGGCGGCGTCCCCCCCCAGGTCGAGTTCCAGCCCCGCGACCGGGACGACGGTCTCCATGACCCTGAAGCCGGTGTTGCTGTCGACGGAACGGAAACCGTCGTACAGCATGTGGTGGCCGTGGCTCGAGAAGAAACGGAAGGTGCCCCAGGCCCGCTCGGTGCGGTTGTGCAGGGCGGCGCCGTACCCCCCCCTCCCCACCCGCGACCAGTTCCCGGGGGTCGGGGCGGCGACGGGGCCGGGATCCTCGGTGTTGAAGTGGCCGTAGCGCCCCTCGAGCGACGCCTGCCACGCCGGGCCGAGGTCGTAGGACAGGTTGAGCGCGCCGTCCTGGTTGCGGAACGAGGCGTCGTCCCGGTGGCCGTTGGTATGGTCGATCCCCCCGGCCAGGCCGTAGCGGAAACGCCCCAGCTCCCCGCTGTGGCGGAGCCGGTCCTGCCCCGTCCAGTAGGAACCGAGGCCGACGCTCAGCTCGGTGTGGAACCCGGGGGCGGGGGGCGCGGGTTTGATCTCGACGGCTCCCCCCATGGCGCGGTTGCCGTACAGGACCGATGCCGGCCCCGCGGTGACGCTGACGCTCCCCACCTCGGTCAGGGAGTAGAAATCGGGGATCGGGTGCCCCATCAGCCCCATGACCTCGGGGCGCCCGTCGATGACCACCAGCAGCTGGGTCGTCGGCGACCCGCCGAGCCCCCGCAGGGCGATGGAATTCGAGATGCCGAGCCCGTGCCCCAGCACGCCGCGGCCGGGAACGTGGGCGCTCGGGATCAGGCGGTCGATCGCGTCGTAGACCGTCCGGGCGCCGCTGCGGTCGATCTCCAGGGCGCTGCTCGAAACCGTGCCCTCGAGGACGGCATCCTCCCTGACCGTCACCTCCACCGTGGTGCTGAGGATCGCCGGGACCAGCCGCACGGCGATCTCCGTCCCGGAGTCGGCACCCACCCTGCGCGTGAGGGGCTCGAACCCAGCCGCCCGGACCCGCACCGCGGCCGGGGGCTCCAGGGACAATCGCGCCCTCCCTTCCGCGTCAGTCATCAGGGGGGAAAAGGCGCCGTCTCCCGCGCCGTTCGCGCGGCCCACGATTTCCACGGTCGCCCGCGGCACCGCCGCGCCCCCGCCGTCGAGGACCCGGAGTTCGTAGTCCGCCCCGAACCCGCACCCGAGGCAGAGCCAGACCGCCGCAACCGACAAAACCCCGCCACCGCGCATGGTCACTCTCCTTCCCGAAATAGTATTACTTTTGGCTGATTCGTAACACTAGCAGACTATGCCCCGGGCCACAAGCCCGAACTCCGCCGGGCCCCGTTTTTATGGACCCGGTTATTACGCCTTCCGCATTCGTGCTACGGTCTCTCCCGCATCGACCCCTCAGGGGAGGACGTGCCCCCGCTCCGCGCGCTTTTGAGGTAAAATGCGGGGGTCGACATCCATGAAGGGGGGAACCGCAGCCTATGTCCTCGCTGATACGCACGGGGATCTCGCTGGAAAAGGAGCTGCTCGAAAGATTCGACCGGCTGATCGAACAGAAGGGGTACCAGAACCGGTCGGAGGCGATCCGGGACCTGGTGCGCGACCACTTCGTGCAGGAGGAGGTGGCCTCCAACCGGGAGGTGGTGGGGACCCTGACGCTGGTGTACGACCACCACCAGCCGAAGCTGTCCGAGCAGCTGATCGAGGCGCAGCACGACTACACCGGGCAGGTGCTGGCGACCACCCACGTACACCTCGACCACCACAACTGCCTGGAGGTCATCATTTTCAAGGGGCGGGGGATGGACGTGAAGAAGTTCTCCGACCGGCTGCTGAGCCTCCGGGGGGTCAAGCACGGCAAGCTGGTGCTGACAAGCTCCGGGAAATAGCCGAGGTCACCCCTTCCGGAGGGAGGCGTAGGCCGACAAGGCCCGCTCCGCCGCCTCGGCGTGGGAGACCACCGGGTCCGGGTACTCCGCCGTGCCGAGTTCGGGGATCCAGCGCGCGGCGTACTCCCCGCCCGGATCGAACTTCCCGGCCTGCAGCGCGGGGTTGAAGATGCGGAAATAGGGGGCGGCGTCGGCGCCGCAGCCGGCCACCCACTGCCACCCCAGGGTGTTGTTGGCCAGGTCCGCGTCCACCAGCGTGTCCCAGAACCAGCGGGCCCCCTCCGTCCAGGGGGAGAGCAGGTCCTTCACCAGCAGGGAGCCGGCGATCATCCGCGCCCGGTTGTGCATCCACCCGGTGGCCCACAGCTCCCGCATCCCCGCGTCCACGATCGGGAAGCCCGTCCGCCCCCGCCGCCAGGCACGGAACAGGCGGGGATCGTGGCGCCAGGGGAAGTGCGCGAACCGGGCCCGCAGAGGCTCCGACGCGGTGTGAGGAAAGTGCTGCAGCAGGTGGTGGGCGAATTCGCGCCACCCGAGCTGGCGCAGGAAGGCGCGCGCGGCCGGGGTGCGCCTGCCCGAGCAGGCGGCCCACACCTGCCGCGGGGAGATCTCGCCAAAATGCAGGTAGGGGGAGAGGCGCGAGGTCCCGGCCACGGCCGGGAGGTCGCGGCCGGTCTCGTAATCCGCGAGCGGGCGGCCGACGAAGCGGGCCAGCATTTTCGCGGCGCCCGCCTCCCCGGGCCGCCAGGCTTTACGGAGCCCCCCGGCCCAGTCGACGGCGGGCTCGAGCTTCAGCTCCCCGAGCCCGAGCGGGGGGGCCGCGCTCGCCTTCGGCGCCGCCCGCAGGCGCGGCACAGGCAGAGGGGCGAAATCGGGCATCGCCGAGAGGCAGGAGCTCCAGAAGGGGGTGAAGACCTGGTACGGCTTGCCGCTCCGGTTCGCCACCCGTTCCGGCTCGAGCAGGGTCGAGCCGTTGAACGTCTCCACCCGGACCCCCGCCGACAGGAGGGCCAGGCGGACGGCGTCGTCCCGCTCCCTGAGAGCCGGCTCCACGCGCCGGTTCCAGAAGACCGCGTCCGCCCCGCACTCCCGGAGGAGGCCCCGCAGCGCCCCGAGCGACGCCCCGCGCCGGAAGACGAGCGTCAGCCCTCTCCTTTTGAGGGAAGCTTCCAGGGAGCGGAGCGACTGGTGCAGCCACCAGCGGCTGGCGGCGCCGGGGGGCCACTCCCCCTCCTCCCCGGGGGCCCAGATGAAGAGCGGGACGACGTCCCCCCGCTCCGCCGCGGCGGCGAGCGCGGGGTTGTCGTGGAGCCTCAGATCGAGTCGGAACCAGACCAGGGTCGCGGGCATAGGCGCGATCATAGCACGACTCCTCCCTCCCCGCACCGGTCTCGGGCCGGGCGCCATTCTTTGGACAGCGCCGCTGCGGTCCGGCTATAATCGGGATCCCATGACGATCAGAGGGCAGCGCAGACTGAAGAGCGGCGACCCCCGGGGTGCGAAGGGAAAGGGGTGCGGCCCATGGGTTGGGTAAGCATCCTGGCGCTGGCCGCGGCGCTCGCGATGGACGCCTTCGCCGTGGCCGTCGCGAGCGGCCTCGCCCTCGACCCGATGCGGCGGCGCCAGGTCTTCCGCCTCGCCTTTCACTTCGGCTTCTTCCAGGCGCTGATGCCCGTCCTCGGCTGGGCGGCCGGGAGCGCCCTCTACCGCTTCATCGCGGCCT includes these proteins:
- a CDS encoding class I SAM-dependent methyltransferase, with the translated sequence MKRSAEEIYRDRQQFFNDRAGEWLELCYRDPQSGRFDLHAAAFDRLFSLVPLRPGERVLDAGCGSGVLVPMILERIGPEGLLWELDFAERMIEENRRMHPEPNIRFLVADVARAPLEPESFDTVFCFSCFPHFDRKPEVVGALARVLRPGGSLVISHFNSAEEINRRHESCPAVSHDHLPGPEAMKGMVEAAGLRLDEFIDEDGFYCLLARK
- a CDS encoding metal ABC transporter permease, with translation MVEQLLDSLAHLPMQRALLACLLCGLGCSLLSVFVVLMRMPLVGVAMSHSAFAGAVIGMLLGLNPTASGFVLCLVVAGVLGPVSDRTRLPPENTLSIFFSFMMGLAFLGIGMLSKTRAGVLDLMWGNLLSLSARDVALLGWTTLALLLFLLLFFKEIRAVLFSRTLAASSGVPERFIYYALLFLVGAVVSANLSTVGGLLIFALLIQPGATALQLTYDLKLFFLISALAGVSACVLGLALSYILDLPSGASVVMVATLIFALSYIFSPKRRAAKTG
- a CDS encoding metal ABC transporter ATP-binding protein, giving the protein MSAPVIEMRAASLRKGRHLLLDRVDLSVSRREFVGIIGPNGAGKTSLLRVIAGFERCAGEVRLFGRPQRGDRGTRVRVGYVPQSVEIDPAFPILAVEAVMIGLSGRLGLCRSPSKKDGERAMELLEIMRVAHLARRPLGHLSGGERQKVSIARAIIQRPEILLLDEPTANLDIAVQKEVLDLVEEIHEREAPAVLFVTHDFNMLPGAMRRAVFLDGGRIVYDGAVSEALTGENLSRLFRYPLETFQRGGRRFISLG
- a CDS encoding zinc ABC transporter substrate-binding protein, which translates into the protein MSGRALALLTALCVLAAASGCRREAPNPSRIDILTSDTLLAGMTAALLSPEEAHVSSILPPAQCPGHYDVKLSDIGRVRAAALVISMRGLPFMEKVEAERGKLLVMDDGGRSWMVPEEHIRGLGLLGGELAHRFPRERARIERRRLAYEGEVVAQSSVLREELDRAGTAGVPVIASSMQAQTLRWMGFEVVAEYGRPEAISARDIVRLSRIAAERRIRMVVDNLQSGPDAGRLIAEGAGVPHVVLSNFPSGEGYLATLRANVSAVVAALGAGR
- a CDS encoding TonB-dependent receptor, which codes for MRGGGVLSVAAVWLCLGCGFGADYELRVLDGGGAAVPRATVEIVGRANGAGDGAFSPLMTDAEGRARLSLEPPAAVRVRAAGFEPLTRRVGADSGTEIAVRLVPAILSTTVEVTVREDAVLEGTVSSSALEIDRSGARTVYDAIDRLIPSAHVPGRGVLGHGLGISNSIALRGLGGSPTTQLLVVIDGRPEVMGLMGHPIPDFYSLTEVGSVSVTAGPASVLYGNRAMGGAVEIKPAPPAPGFHTELSVGLGSYWTGQDRLRHSGELGRFRYGLAGGIDHTNGHRDDASFRNQDGALNLSYDLGPAWQASLEGRYGHFNTEDPGPVAAPTPGNWSRVGRGGYGAALHNRTERAWGTFRFFSSHGHHMLYDGFRSVDSNTGFRVMETVVPVAGLELDLGGDAARYGGRARNILSAFDYGEFHVSEGGVFTRARWEATGRLRLNAGVRHDRNSVFGGVTAAEFGASYRLTDRYAVSFAAGRGFRNPTIRELYLFPAPTPTLRPEHLWNYQATLQLQPVERLTARVTGYYTDADNMIVTTGRYPNLRLENSGRTLNRGLEIQGRYRLVRRVQLSSGYAWLRSTNLAPYVPEHKWNYALDIDAKYAFITLSGSTVGRTWANTARTARLGGYSVAGLKCVVPAGEHWSFFAAVDNALDREYQELAGYPMPGVHASGGFKVRF
- the nikR gene encoding nickel-responsive transcriptional regulator NikR, whose product is MSSLIRTGISLEKELLERFDRLIEQKGYQNRSEAIRDLVRDHFVQEEVASNREVVGTLTLVYDHHQPKLSEQLIEAQHDYTGQVLATTHVHLDHHNCLEVIIFKGRGMDVKKFSDRLLSLRGVKHGKLVLTSSGK
- a CDS encoding deoxyribodipyrimidine photo-lyase, which encodes MPATLVWFRLDLRLHDNPALAAAAERGDVVPLFIWAPGEEGEWPPGAASRWWLHQSLRSLEASLKRRGLTLVFRRGASLGALRGLLRECGADAVFWNRRVEPALRERDDAVRLALLSAGVRVETFNGSTLLEPERVANRSGKPYQVFTPFWSSCLSAMPDFAPLPVPRLRAAPKASAAPPLGLGELKLEPAVDWAGGLRKAWRPGEAGAAKMLARFVGRPLADYETGRDLPAVAGTSRLSPYLHFGEISPRQVWAACSGRRTPAARAFLRQLGWREFAHHLLQHFPHTASEPLRARFAHFPWRHDPRLFRAWRRGRTGFPIVDAGMRELWATGWMHNRARMIAGSLLVKDLLSPWTEGARWFWDTLVDADLANNTLGWQWVAGCGADAAPYFRIFNPALQAGKFDPGGEYAARWIPELGTAEYPDPVVSHAEAAERALSAYASLRKG